From the Meleagris gallopavo isolate NT-WF06-2002-E0010 breed Aviagen turkey brand Nicholas breeding stock chromosome 17, Turkey_5.1, whole genome shotgun sequence genome, one window contains:
- the MTFP1 gene encoding mitochondrial fission process protein 1, with the protein MVTQNGGGVSSGRWRKRAMGAEEPDLYRDTWVRYLGYANEVGESFRPIVPVAAVWASYGVATAYVTADAIDKGRKAAATHAQDPSRTRRVGVAVADTFVWQSLASVAIPGFTINRLCAASLALLASLTRWPLPVRKWATTALGLAAIPVIITPIDRSVDFLMDSSIRKLYGTEEPPSAP; encoded by the exons ATGGTGACGCAAAATGGGGGCGGGGTTTCGAGCGGGCGCTGGCGGAAGCGCGCCATGGGGGCGGAGGAGCCCGACCTCTACCGGGACACGTGGGTCCGCTACCTGG GTTATGCCAACGAGGTGGGCGAGTCCTTCCGTCCCATCGTCCCGGTAGCAGCCGTGTGGGCCAGCTATGGGGTGGCCACAGCCTACGTGACAGCCGATGCCATCGACAAGGGCAGGAAAGCTGCGGCG ACCCACGCTCAGGACCCCAGCAGGACACGGCGGGTGGGGGTGGCAGTGGCAGATACCTTCGTGTGGCAGAGCCTGGCCTCGGTGGCCATCCCAGGCTTCACCATCAACCGCCTGTGTGCCGCCTCGCTGGCCCTGCTGGCCTCCCTCACCCGTTGGCCTCTGCCTGTCCGAAAGTGGGCCACCACCGCACTGGGGCTGGCCGCCATCCCTGTCATCATCACCCCCATCGACAG GTCTGTGGATTTCCTGATGGACTCCAGTATCCGCAAGCTGTATGGCACCGAGGAGCCCCCGTCTGCACCCTGA